GTTCTTACGCAGAAGAAGCCTTTTGCAGGTGAGTCTAATGCCTCATGGGTTGTGTCGgagtgttttccttttcaccCACCTATAAGCACACCTCCTGCCCCACCGGCCCCAGATTACATCCACGTCCTCCAAACTCCCATGGTTTGTGTGGCAGTTGCTTGTGAGCCCTCATGTCCTGGTCACAAACCTGAATCCTCGTGTATCCCACGTCGTGAAATCAGAAACCATTTTGCTGTGTGGGGCCTGAGTCTGCACCTCTGTGTGTCTGCTGAAGTTTGCTGTACTGATCCAGAGTAGTTTGTGGCCCCGTGCAGACTTCTGACACGTTTGCGGCCGACAAGGAACGGCGCAGGGCAAAGCCAACTGGCAGGCAGCTGTGCTGTTTTCAGAAACAACTTCTCTGTAGAGAGGTTCTGTGGTTTGTTTGTAGATTGTGGGTGCAgatttgttctttaaaataacgaccaaaaaaaaaaggtgtctgTGAGAAGGAGCCTTGTTCCACCTCACAGTAAATGTACCGATCAACAGGCAGCTATTTATTCTTCATGACTTTTCCTGTGTGTGTGACTAGCCTACGTATAGCAAACATGTCTGAGCAGGTTCCAGTCtgctattcattttttttccaagtgagaCATCCCTTTTAGTTCAGTGGTTGGCTTCAGAGTCAAGAGCCATGCTACTGTGCTGCCTTGATTTGTGTTCTTCTTTCACCTTTAGAAAAAGTTCAGGTATCTGGTCTAAATAAAAGCTGTGGTTCATGTTTCTTAGAGCAGATTGGGAAATCCAAAGAGAGGGAGCAAAGGGCTGtctgagggttttttctctttggttcTCTCTTCTAGACAAAAGAGAAATCACTCCTTTTGCTGTGAGATCTTAATGTGtgtgcttttgctttgcagaggaaaacaacattttaCATATTATGGTAAAAGTAGTTAAAGGCCACCGCCCAGAGCTACCTGCTGTTTCCAAATCCAGACCTCATTCATGTAATAACTTGATCAAACTGATGCAAAAATGTTGGCAAGATGATCCTGGTGAGCGGCCAACATTTCAAGGTAAGATTTCCTTGTAACTTGGCTGCCCATTTATTCTTCTGTGAGTCACGTTATTGCTCAAAACTCTGTTAATCCTTGGGGTAAATGCTGTGAAGCTCTGTGTCAGAACAAATAGAGCACATTGTATGGCAGAGATAAAGATAGAGGCCACTTACTCGTTTGTGGAGGAAGGAATTATCTGGGGACAAGTCTGACCATGACAGTGGTAAATATGTCAGGAACAAGACCCATACTGAACCAGTGGATTCATTTAGTCAGaaattgtgtttgtttctgaTGGTGTTTGTCAGGGCACATGCCAAGCTGGAGTTGGTGTGGTTTTCACCACACCAGAGCGTTGAAGTCTCTGGCTCTCGAAATTTACTCTTGTGTGCTGAAAAACTAGGTTGTTTTCTTGTAACAAAACAATTTGTACCATCGTTTTTGTGCCAATAAAAGGCAGCTCTGGTGAAAGGCTTGAACTTGCCCAAAGCACCTGTTATGAATTCAAACGTGTGGAAGGATGTAGTGAGTGCTGTCTCCAGGTACCTTCTTTTGGCATTAATGGCAGAGATTTGCCTCTTCCATCTCCTTCTGCCCAAAATGGATATGAGGACTGAAGGGAGAGGGATcccatctttttaaaaacatgtctACCAGCAGTAGACTGGTTCCCATTTCACAGTCCTGCAAAGTAGCCACTGTGCAACATCAGTCTGCTCTCAATGTGAAAATGGATTGCTCGGTCAGCCTTACACACTCTTTGCTTAGCTGCGCACCTCTACATACTGATGAAGTGCTAGGTGGAATAGTCAAAATTGGAGCCTTTCTCCCACAATATCTCAGTGCTGTGAAGCTCTAATAATAAAAGCAGCAGGGCATCTCAAGAAAGgctcttatttaaaaaaaaaacaaaattaaacaaaccttctctctctttcctcaaaGAAATCACTTCAGAAACAGAGGCCCTTTGTGAAAAACCAGAAGATGAAACAAGAGAGATGGTAACTCAGGACCTGGACACCAAGAattccccagagcagcagcatgaggtattttctctttccaccACTTGTTCAAGCATGCTTGGTTTTGTGAGGAACaggttcctttgtgacctgtaACTTCCCAAGCAAccttctttttgctgcttttgagcACTGTCTTGCCTGATAGAAGTGTGTCTTGGTGAAAGGCTGGAATGCAAAAGTGGATGGCACTAAGCAGTTGCATGGACCAACTTGGAAAAACCTCAGCACAGCGGATCTTAGACTGTTGAGGGAAAGCAGGACAGTTAGAAAATAAAGGCTGGAACTTCATGTGTGTGAAACCCATGGGTTTCATTTAATGCAGACAGTGCTTATGGGCTACCTGCAAACTAGCAAACTTATGTTTCTTCCTGTGGGGCCTGACGCTCACCTCTCTAAAATGCTTGTGTGTTTCTCTTGAAGGGGATGTCTGCGTTATCCCAGCTGAAACAGGAGCCTGCTCTACCATCAGTTAAGGATTACAGCCTCTCAGAGTTGTTGTCCCAGCTGGATTCAGGGATTTCACAGACTATGGAAGGCCCTGAGGACCTCAGCCGCAGCTCTTCTGAGTCCAAACTTGCCTCCAGTGACAAGCGGCTTTCAGGAGTTTCATCTGTAGATTCAGCTTTCTCATCCAGAggctccctttccctttcctttgaaAGGGAGAGTTCAGGTAACGGTCAGgtgttttttgctttgttggtggtggttttttgtAGTTGTTTGGACTGGGGCATGGGAGTCAATGAGTTGGAGAGCAGTCATGTAAAGAGGAGCATTCTGGAAATCGCTGTTAGCCTGGCTTTCTTTTGCTGTCAGCATTACAAGGGTGTTTACTGGAGGTAGCTATTTAAAGTAAGtaagtaagtaaataaataatgagGTGGCTTCCAAACATCATCTAATGAGAAGTAATAAAACTCACTTACTTTTGAAAAGAAGTGGCCTGAATTGCCATCAAACCAATTAAAGCATCACTCACGTTGAGGTTGGTTGGAAGGAAGGGagatcccccctccccagcccagcatcgtacacaaagcaggactgaaGCCAATGCCCAGTCGTGTCAGCTGAGTGTGTGGCTTTTCAGATACATTGTCACAGGTCTGAgcactctattttttttcctcagcatgAACATTGTAATAAAGGTCCCCTCCTGTTGTGCACATGGCCCATCCTTTTCAATCAATCTGTTTTCCAGTTAGGCAAACAGTGATTAGTGCAGGAAGGTGAACCACAGCAGCCTTTGTTCTGCATTTCACAAGAAGCAGAGTAAGTGGGCTTCCAAATCTGACCTGAAATTGTTCTGAAACTACTATGGAGAGCATCATTTATTTGCAGACAAGTTGTTACTGAAGCCCCCAGGTATGTCAGCTGTAGGCAAGTAGGCGTTTGACAGGAATCAGAATTGCAGTGGTGTCTCTTTCAgagagtcacagaacggtttggGTCAGAAGGAACCTGTAAAGGTCATTCAGTCCAAACCTCCCTGCAACAaacagggacaccttccactcaACTGGGTTGCTCAGaaccccatccaacctgaccttgaacatttccagggacGGGACACTGACCacctttctgggcaacctgtgcccgTGTTTCACAGCCCTCATGGTAATTCTTCCTTGTATCCATGCAGATATTGGTACCACAGACATACAGAAGAGGAAGCTAACAGAGGCCATTTTATCTGGGGATACCAGCAAGCTGATGAAGATCCTCCAGCCTCAAGACGTTGATATTGTTTTAGATGGGAACTCCAGTCTTTTGCACTTAGCCGTTGAAGCTGGTCAAGAAGAATGCGTCAAATGGCTCCTCTTGTATAACGCCAACCCAAACCTGACCAACAAGAAAGGATCCACCCCTCTTCACATAGCCATtgagaagaaagtgaaaagcaTCGTGGAGCTGATTATGGCCAGGAAAATCAATGTGAATGCCAAAGACGAGGATCAGTGGACCGCTCTCCACTTTGCGGCCCAAAATGGGGATGATTTCAGCACTAAAATGCTGCTGGATAAGAACGCGTCCTTGAACGAGGTGGATTTTGAAGGCAGGGCCCCCATCCACATAGCCTGTCAGTACGGCCAGGAGAACATCGTGCGGATCCTGCTGCGGAGAGGCGTCGACGTGAACGTCAGAGGGAAGGACGACTGGGTGCCGCTGCACTACGCTGCCTGGCAGGGCCACCTCCCCATCGTGAAGCTGCTGGCCAAGCAACGGGGCGCCGACGTCAACGTGCAGACGGTGGATGGCAGGACCTCGCTGCACCTGGCCGCTCAGCGGGGGCACTACCGCGTCGCTCGCCTCCTCATCGACCTCGAGTCGGATGTGGACAGGCGCAACGCGCTCTGGCAGACGGCTCTCCACGTGGCCGCCGAGACGGGCCACACCAGCACCTCCCGGCTGCTCCTCAAGCACGGCGCGGACATCGAGGCGGCGACGGCGGAGGGCTACACCGCCCTGCACCTGGCATCTCGTGGCGGCCACTTGGCCACAGCCAAGCTGCTGGTGGATGAGAGGGCCAGCGTTCTGGCCAGGGGCCCTCTGAACAGGACAGCGTTGCACCTTGCTGCGGAGAACGGGCACGCTGAAGTAGCGGAAGAACTGGTCAGTGCGGAGAATGTCAACGTTTCTGACAGCGAAGGGTTGACGGCTCTTCACCTGGCTGTGCGAGGGGGACACGCAAAAACGGTTGAGGTTCTTCTGAAGCATGGGGCGTGCGCTGACGTGCAGAGACCTCCACATCAGACTCTGCTACGGCTCGCCCAGCAGAGCAGCGGTAGCTCTGTTACCATGTTGTTAAGCGAGACTTAAGCCAAAGGTACAAACCTCGCTACCTTTCGCCTTGGTGCGAAGAAGGCTGCTGGAGCTTGACTCACGAGGGCCTTCTCTAGCGGTGCGGTGACCCGCTCCTCAGCTGTGTCAGCTGAGGGACTGAGGTGCAACCAGCAGAAGCTACTTGTGTTTGAGCGTGTGAGTGAGAGCACACACGGACTGAGGCCAGGCATGTGGCTGAGGGCTGGAGTCTGCCCTGCCGTGGTCTCTAACAGCCACTCAGTGTGTGCCTGCCCTGTCTGTACACTGACATTCCCCTCACAAGGATGTTGTGAGAGAAGGATGCCACTTGTGGCTTTCccccctgctttttttttttttttaatgtgccaAACTAATTTAAGAACTAAtgttctgcatttttattttcctcaagaaaagacaaaacaaaaaaggaaaaaaaaggtggcaTAGATTCCAGTGTTTATTGCAGTGATCTACATTTCGGGAAAGTCTCCAGcgtaaaagaaaagcaacacaaaCCTGCTTGAAATTAATGCAAGAGATGAGGAAAGGGCTATTTAATATGTAGTTAATCACGTTTCAGTGTCAGAAGATAATCTGTTTAATGGAGACAGCCATTTCCGATTCCCATGTACTCAAAACTGATGAGGTGGGCTTATTTAACAAGGCAGAATCCTAAAACTACATAAGCAGAAGCACTGGTATCTTCATATACAGCACCACCTTGTACGTACGCTGAGATCAGTAAGCTGAACTTAGGTGCTTAGTGGTTTGTCTTAAATGATAAAAGTCAAAAGCCTAAAATTCATGTGGGACAGTGACTGGGCGGCATGTTCTAACACCGTTCCACCAGTTTGCAAAGCAATGCTTGGAGGGGCTGATGACTTAGGCTAATATACTGTGTATATAGCATTTCTACCTGttgtatgctttttttttttctactgaagaAAATAGATTGCTTAGAGTGGGTATGTTTTAATACACCTTTTAATTTCACTCTGTTTTCAAAGTTCAACTGTGATCGGTTATTAATAAAAGATTGTGTTCCACATCTGTCCGtattttgttgttattaaaGCAACTGAAAGCCCAGtgaccagcagcagctcagaactGTAGGGTGTTTAATGACATTGAGGCCCAAAGGTTACCCTTGTAAGCCTGTCCTCAGTTTTATATTCCCCTTAACTTCTATAGGGGAGGTGAGGAGCTTGAATTAATTGGAGGTGTTATTCACAGAATGAATGTTTCGAATAAAACCCCACCTAAGCTAGCCTTTACATACATAATGCAGTGATTACTGCAttactctactctgccctggtgaggcctcatctggagtcctgtgtccagttctgggctccccagctcaagagagacagggaacttctggagagagtccagcgcagggccaccaagatgatcaggggactggagcatcttccttatgaggaaaggtggtgggaactgaggctgtttagtctggagaagaggagattgaggggacatctcatgaatatttacaaatatctaaaggctgggtgtcaggaggttgggacatcccttttttatattgtgtctagcaacaggacaaggggtaatgggatgaagctggaacacaaaaagttccacttaagaaaaaaatactttgctatgaaggtgagggagccctggcacaggctgcacagggagggtgtggactctacatctctggaggtcttcaaaacctgcctggacatgtccctgtgtgacctgatctgggtggacctgcttctgcagggacgTTGGACTGcatggtctctagaggtcccttccaaccctaccactctatgattctatgactctatgtaTAACTGGGATACTTTCCCCTTATGCTGTAGCTGTTGGggaaatttagatttttttttttccccccacctcaAAGCCAAGTCAAACACTTTTGCATCTTCCCTGGCACCTGGTAGGCTActccttttcccctccagaCAGGTACCTCACCTCTCCATAGTGATACTTACCCACCACGTGTACTACACAGAGCAAGTGTTGTGCTTCACTCCCACTTCCCTTGGCAGGAGACCTGCTCGCACTCCAGACCTTTTTTTGCACTTCCCAATGGCAGTGGTACGAATGCCAGTGCAGTGCTACCTTGATACCTGTCTGATTTGAGGAGTCAAAAGTGGTCCTTTGGAAATCTAGCTCCATCAAAGTCaatacattctttaaaaaaacagcacCACAAAAAGCAGGAGATGATAACCAAAGCAGGATGGGTGCCTGCAGAGGAGTCAGGAAGCCTGCTGCTATTGGCTACTGTTCCTGGCTCCAAGTGGGTACCTCTGTGTACATGTGTGCCTCTCCCCTAGTTGAGGTTTTTGAATATCAAGACACTGTTCACTGACTGCCTAATGACACAAAGAACAGAGGGTGAAGCTGCACGCATGCCAATAGATGGAGGTCACAAAGTAATATCCCTCTTACCAGAGCATGGCAGTCACAGCAGGCTTCCTTTAAAGGTGCTGACGGTGGAACTTCTCattaaacaaaccaaaactgtaATTTTCTTACTGCTTCCTCCAACTTATTTTGAGCCCAGTAAGGCTGTCGTGTTTCATTAAGGTATACTTAATCAGTCTCTCCTCATAGTAAATCGAACCACAGACCACTTACTCTCTCCCAAGCCCTGTGCCACTGTGATTAAACACTTGGCCTTGCCTAGCACACATCATACCCTTCTGCTTCAAGACTTTCATTCCAGAGGTATTGGCCTGAACTCCAAAAGAACTGTAAGACCAAGTAGCAGCAACAGTCCTGTGCCTCCTCATAAAGATGGTGCATGACAGCTAGGCAAGGGGAAAGTACACttataaaatgcttttaaaacagcTCGAGCACGGCTTCGCCAGTACATTCCTTTGGTGCCTAATAATAATAGCACATTAGCTTCTAATTAAACATGAGGCCACACTCATGAGTCTTTATTTTCCATGCCGTCTTTCACAATAACAGGCATCAGCTACGCATTACGTAGAAGGCAACACAGCtggcactggaaaaaaaacccaaccaacccaAACCAGAAGGAAGGGATTGTCGTGACAGGCTGCCAGTATTGGAGTGGGCATTTGTCCCTGCGAAGCAAGCAGCCTCCCTTGGGGGCAGGAGGGGTGAATGAGGGGTGCTAAGTTAGCACTAAGGCAGCAATTACGAGTTGCTGTTTTGTGAAGGTCTCCTGAGGGTGACTTTCTGGTCATATGTGTGCTCTGACTTAGTTGAAGTCAGAGGAGCTGGACTGCTGACCTAAAGCTTACAgggatttctttctttgactCTCTCTAATCTTAatcatgtctttaaaaaaaacaaaactacacaACAAACAATCCAAAATACACAGAATGACCTAGTGGTAATATCAGGCTTCGCTGCTACTTACTTACCTACAAAAATAACctctacttaaaaaaaagaaaccttcagACCCATAGCACAAACGCACACTCAGTATCCTTTGACTTCCTTTTCCTAGTTGTCAGCAGGTTGAACTGAGCTGCCCCCAAGTCTGAAAGGAAAACTGTTCCCAATACAGCTTTGTGccagctcctctccctctgcttgGGCTCATACCCTGAAGCAATCCAAGGAAACGGTGTGAACCAACTCCTGAGCCGCAGGCTCTGCCCACTCACCCGCTGGCTCCAGCCCTCATGCAAACCCTTAAAATGTGCACAGAGCCCCACACTCTCAGGAAGTGACTTTGAGAAGTGGTGTGACGGCATTGGGGAAGGCTCCACGGAACTGATTGTGCCTTGCTCCAGGTCCCCAGTGCTGCCTAACTGCTCCCAGACAGCAGAAAGGGCTGCAAGATGAACTTAATCCCCTATTGTTCACCTCCAGAAAGCAGGTGGAGGTTGCTCCAGAGTTTCTTCATGCACCATGCTCACCTTCTTCCTCAGGGCTTCTGACCATGGCCCCAGGTGGCTATTTCAGCCCATAGAGTAATGAGGGTAGGAAAATAGAGACAATGAAATGGTGTTCGTGACCGTAAGCTTTGCCTTTTCATCTCTAAACGTGATTTTTCAACCTGGCCTCTGCCCGCACACCTGCGGCCATGTCGTCTGGGTTTCTGCCAGCACCCGCTGGTGTCAGCTGCCTGTGcaggagccccagcagcagaggaggtgCCTCACACCATCCCCATTCCTCACTcttctgtcccagcctctgGAGGAGAGAGCAGCCCCTGCTTCATTACCTGTCTTAGCAACAGTTTGTTCCCAGCACTCGGCAGCTTTATTTACCTGCTCCCAAGCACGAGGTGCTGCAGCGCCGTGTTCCTACAGGCCTCGGGAGGACTCGACAAGCCTGTGGTTCAAACACGCTTGGCGGCGAGGGGAGAGAATTGCTGTGTGATTGCAAAGAGGCCCGGAGGCAAACCTCAGCCCTTTCATTCCTGCCTCCTCTCTTGCACCACCTTGGCTCTGCACAACAGGGTTGCGTGAAAAACAAAGCACGTGGGAGCTGCTTTACAAGATCTCTTTCAGCAGAGAGTcctggggtgggaaggggggaAGAATCTGCTTTCCTCCCCGCTCTTTTAACCCCAGCTGGGTGCCATAGGGTGCAGACCAACTCATAGATGTCTCCCAAAACCCAGGCAAAGCATTtgggtgctgctgaggtgcAAACCTGCGTTACCTCCCTGGCTACCCGTGGGCCCAGCTGCTGATCAGATCCCATTGTACCCACACCTTGGGGGGGAGGTATTCagcctttcccctttccttccctatCGTAGACAGGGAGACCTTTCCAGTGTTGATTTTGATCTGTTTCTTTGGAGGAGTCTCACACAAGTTAGGAATAAAAAGTTCTGGGCTTCCTGGGACCAGGGGCTCGAGATGTCAGCCTCCCTTCCCCTGTCCCGTTCTTTTGCCCAAAACTTCCAGCACATGTGCCCAGGTCTCTGCATGTAGCCTCTGACTGCTTTTGTGGTGCTAGTTCAGTATTGCAGAGAGTTTgcttcctcccctctccccgcTTTTGAGATGCACTTTAACCTGGGGTGCTGTGGCAAAACGCCAAATGCTGTGCTCCCATCACCGGCCCGAGTCAGGGAGCGATTGATGACCCAAAGTGAGTGCTGATCAAAGACAGCAGCATAAGAGCACAGGAAGCTCTTCCAAGAGGGGAGGCGTCAGAGGGCAGATCCCAACAAGTCGGGCAGTGGCGGTGGCTCTGCGTCTGAGCATTCCAGCCGTGAGGCTGTGAGCAGTGCGTTGTGGCTGCACCAGCAGGGAGGCCGAGGCTGCACAACACCTGCCTGTGACTGGGAGTCTCTGCCGCAGCACCTTGAGCTTCTAGGGAGCCATGACGGCAGGCACTTGAGCAAAAACGATGTTAAAAGAAATCACTGCTACCACCACCTTATTTACCTTGTGTTTGTGAAACACCATGGCAGAGGCTTTCAGGCTTTTCTCTGTGGTTATGCAgagaaaagactatttcaaaTAAAGAGCGACTCACAATGTGCGCAGAAACACCTGGCTCTAAGAGGCTCGAGTAGAAACATGCAGATGACAAGGGGAACTGTGGGGATGACAAGGGGAAAGATACCCCGCACTCTTCCCTGGAAGAGCAGGCAAGAGCCTGTGTGCAGACACTGCTCCCTCAGGCAGGTTCTGCCCCACAGACAGAGAGTAAGCCTTGACCGCGGCAGGAATAAGGGCCCACGGGCTGCAGACTCACAACATGCACAGGAGACAAATTTATCTGACGAGTCTCCCCATACCAGTCTCCATCACTTGTTTGGATCCAAGGAAATAAATCCTGGCAGAGCCAGTTTTCACATGAGTTCATGCCCTGACCCTGCCTCAACAGGGACTGGGTCCAATACTTGTCTTTTTTATCTATTTAAATAGGATTACTTTTCTTAGTCCACTAACAGGCAAAACATGCTGAGTCCTGTCCTGCCATTGCTGACGTCTGCCACGTGTTTTAAAAGCCCCAGCGAGGCTGGCTTTAACAGAGCATTGTCTTGCACTTTGCAAAGGTGCTTAGCTAGAGGTTTCAGAGGAGGTTAATCAGGCCACGTTTCTAACTGACACTGGAGACATTTATCACAGTAGCTATGTGCAATGGGATGTTGGTGCCTGCAAAATCAAAGTCAAGAAGTTTGTATGCAGTGAATGTAAAAGGCTGACTTCAGCCTGACCTGAAGTACCTCTGCCAGTCTCACGGGCTCACAAAAATCTCCATCATCTttatttacaagaaaaataaataatttcaatcTGATCAGCAGACTAGTCCATCCCAGCTTGAAGATGATGCCAGGTGCCTGGGGATTGTCTTAGCCTCATCACCTGTGTCTCAAAGCAGAAAAGCCTTTGTTTTCCAGTATCTTCCCCCTTGGTCCCCATTCCTGTGCATGGCAGCACTCTTCTGCCTGGTGCAAACAGGCTACAATTTGTGTAGCATCCTCAGGATGGGTGGGAACTACCAGGCTTTCTCCCCATGTTGAAGCTCCTTGATTTTCCACAACTATACCCCAACTGAGCTCCCCCATGGGATGCAGtaggagaaaggagaggaggagaaagaagctgCACTGTATGGCTGCTGCTATAGTGGTAACCATGGCCTGGGGGAGCATAGGAGAACGGCCACTGAGGAGCAGCAAGGGCTTTCTGTTTCCACTTGACCTAAATCCAGATTCAGATGGCAGTTTCTCAAGAAAAAGGGGTTACCACTCCATTACTCTACAAGTCAAACCGCTCTCAAGACCACCCCTGTTCTTCCCTCAAACTCTGGGCTCCTGACACATTTCTCAGTCATCAATTCCCAGTAAAGAAGGTTGCTTTAGTGCAACAAAACAGGCCAATCAGCACAGAGGCTGGCAAGCTCACTTGCCTCAGCTACAGCCTGCAGCATGTGTTGCCCTCCCTTTCACTGGCAAagtgttttctctgctgaataGGCCCCAGCTCTGtgacatttcatagaatcatggaacggttttggttagaaaagacctttgaaatcaccaagtccaaccactaacctaacactgccaagctcaccactaaaccacgtccctcagcacttcatctatacagcttttaaatatctccaaggacgatgactccactacctccctgggcatcccgTTCCAACACTCAATAACCTTCTcggtaaaaaaattcttcctatactccaatctaaatctcctctggtgcaatttgtggccatttcctcttgtcctatgactcgttacttgggagaagagaccagctCCCATTTTGCTAcgatctcctttcaggtagttgtagagagtgatcatgtctccgctcagcctcttcttctccagattaaacattcccagctctctcagctgctcctcatcagacttgctcTCCacacccttcaccagcttcattgcccaccTCTGaacactctccagcacctcaatgtctttctttccAAATCAAAAAGCTTTGCAGAATTGGAAACTGTGGGGCTTACTTAGAatcagaattatagaatggtaggggttggaagggacctctagagatcatctagtccaactcccctgcagaagcaggttcacctaggttgcataggaacgcatccaggcaggtcttgaagacctccaaggaaggagactccacactctccctgggcagcctgtgccagggctccctcaccctcacagtgaaatagtttttccttatgtttaaatggaactttttgtgttccagttttagcccattaccccttgtcctgttactagacacaacagaaaaagggatgccccagcctcttgacatccaccatttagatatttgtactTCCCATCCTTGGCTCTGCCAACTTTGGGGGAAGGGAGACTTGCAGAATTGCTCCCCATACCGCCTTCCCTGGGCCAGGGCACAGCCCCAGACATGCTTTCTGCAGTGcaccctccctccttccccctcacaGAGCTTCCAGAagcaggcagccctgctgcagccttttgCACCGGGTGGCAAGCACGGCCCTGTAGCCTATACAGCATGTGCCGGCATGCATCGTGCTTGGGTGGGTCTGGCTCGCCACCGCCGCAGGCCTCACCTTGGCAGGAGGCTCCTGCCCAGACGGGCCTGGCTGAGGTTTCCCAGGTGGCTTTGTGTCAGGGAGGTGGCCTTGCAGATGCCGC
Above is a window of Colius striatus isolate bColStr4 chromosome 1, bColStr4.1.hap1, whole genome shotgun sequence DNA encoding:
- the RIPK4 gene encoding receptor-interacting serine/threonine-protein kinase 4 codes for the protein MARESSSPWAMGLLKTFEENEFSSWEKIGSGGFGQVYKVRHIHWKTWLAIKCSPSLHVDEKERMELLEEARKMEMAKFRYILPVYGICKEPVGLVMEYMETGSLEKLLASEPLPWELRFRIIHETAVGMNFLHCMSPPLLHLDLKPANILLDAHYHVKISDFGLAKCNGLSHSHDISMDGLCGTIAYLPPERIKEKNRCFDTKHDVYSFSIVVWGVLTQKKPFAEENNILHIMVKVVKGHRPELPAVSKSRPHSCNNLIKLMQKCWQDDPGERPTFQEITSETEALCEKPEDETREMVTQDLDTKNSPEQQHEGMSALSQLKQEPALPSVKDYSLSELLSQLDSGISQTMEGPEDLSRSSSESKLASSDKRLSGVSSVDSAFSSRGSLSLSFERESSDIGTTDIQKRKLTEAILSGDTSKLMKILQPQDVDIVLDGNSSLLHLAVEAGQEECVKWLLLYNANPNLTNKKGSTPLHIAIEKKVKSIVELIMARKINVNAKDEDQWTALHFAAQNGDDFSTKMLLDKNASLNEVDFEGRAPIHIACQYGQENIVRILLRRGVDVNVRGKDDWVPLHYAAWQGHLPIVKLLAKQRGADVNVQTVDGRTSLHLAAQRGHYRVARLLIDLESDVDRRNALWQTALHVAAETGHTSTSRLLLKHGADIEAATAEGYTALHLASRGGHLATAKLLVDERASVLARGPLNRTALHLAAENGHAEVAEELVSAENVNVSDSEGLTALHLAVRGGHAKTVEVLLKHGACADVQRPPHQTLLRLAQQSSGSSVTMLLSET